The following proteins come from a genomic window of Eubalaena glacialis isolate mEubGla1 chromosome X, mEubGla1.1.hap2.+ XY, whole genome shotgun sequence:
- the LOC133081946 gene encoding melanoma-associated antigen 10-like: MSELRQPEADLQDPVQAQGPVEAQLFGAAGEEAASPSSSSSPVAPSFSAYAESLPQEALTVLKADLVAFLLLKYRTKEPISKAEMLNMVLRDHQDHFPVVFSRASECMQLVFGVDVKEVDPRECTYVLIPTLGLTCDAVLSDGQSMPKAGLLVLILCLITLDGDRAPEEEVWELLSIMGVYAGKQHCIYGEPRELLTKVWVQEGYVEYRQVPHSDPALYEFLWGPRAHAEASKWQVLEYLLRASGWDPRSFPSLCAEAEPEQQPGSFQAHVQQLLPWGRKGG, encoded by the coding sequence ATGAGTGAGCTGCGCCAGCCTGAGGCAGACCTTCAGGACCCAGTCCAGGCCCAGGGCCCGGTGGAGGCGCAGCTGTTCGGGGCTGCGGGGGAGGAGGCCGCATccccctcgtcctcctcctcccccgtcGCCCCCTCCTTCTCCGCCTATGCCGAGTCCTTGCCCCAGGAGGCACTTACTGTGCTGAAGGCTGACCTGGTGGCGTTCCTGCTCCTCAAGTATCGCACCAAGGAGCCGATCTCCAAGGCGGAGATGCTGAACATGGTCCTCCGTGACCATCAGGACCACTTCCCCGTGGTCTTCAGCCGAGCCTCCGAGTGCATGCAGCTGGTGTTTGGCGTGGACGTGAAGGAGGTGGACCCCCGCGAGTGCACCTACGTCCTCATCCCCACCCTGGGCCTCACCTGTGATGCAGTGCTGAGCGATGGGCAGAGCATGCCCAAGGCCGGCCTCCTGGTGCTGATTCTGTGCCTGATCACCTTGGACGGTGACCGCGCCCCTGAGGAGGAGGTCTGGGAATTGCTGAGCATCATGGGGGTGTATGCAGGGAAGCAGCACTGCATCTATGGGGAGCCCAGGGAGCTCCTCACCAAAGTGTGGGTGCAGGAGGGCTACGTGGAGTACCGGCAGGTGCCCCACAGCGACCCCGCCCTTTACGAGTTCCTGTGGGGTCCCCGGGCCCACGCGGAGGCCAGCAAGTGGCAGGTCCTGGAGTATCTGCTCAGGGCCAGTGGATGGGATCCCAGGTCCTTCCCATCCCTGTGTGCAGAGGCTGAGCCAGAGCAGCAGCCAGGCTCCTTCCAGGCCCACGTCCAGCAGCTTCTCCcgtggggcaggaagggaggctgA